Genomic segment of Sarcophilus harrisii chromosome 4, mSarHar1.11, whole genome shotgun sequence:
GGTTAGCTGCAATATGAACTATTTCTGAGTTCTTTTACTGACTCTCCTAGAaaatgcactttttattttactaaattagtttgatattttagaaatgtctcAGCATGTGTATTTCCTCATACTCTTTTGTAGTATGAAGTTGCACTGACACATTTCTTGTAGTTTTAGCCACATGAAATAACATTATCTGAGATTCTTTCTTTTGGCACTAGTCTGAAACCTTAATCTCTAATCCATTGttagaaaaattatctttaactAGGGGCTAAGGTTATGTTGTTTATTTGGTATTTTTACAAGCTATGAGCTTCCAAAAACATGCCTATGAAGAGAAACTTGGGATCTTTCAATTTCAAAAACCTTTATTGACCCACTAGCAGACATCAGgtgatttaaagagaaaagaataaaatggaattagTTGTAACTTAAATTTCATATCTACTTTGACCTCCCAAAACTTAAATACAGAGAGCCCTAGTGTTATATACTGATGAAACCAGTGGAGGAAATGAAATTGATAAAGGAGTTGAAAGCAAAGAAACAGCTGCTCAAGGATCCATCCTCAAGATCAGAAAACAAAAGCTGACAGTATTATTTCTTGACCCAGAAAATTGCTATTTATAATATACTCTACAATAACAAGCCAATCTCCTCAGTTCCCTTATGACCATGACACTTATAGTTCCATACATAATATCACTATCCTCTGCAACTgtcttttcaaagcatttttgatttccttattgCGTAGACTATAAATGAAAGGGTTAAGAAAGGGTGTGACTATAGAGTAGACAACAGCCAGTGCTCTATCATAATCAAGTGAGTAGCTCTTCTTCAGTCTCACATACATGAAAAGGATACTTCCAAAAAAGATGATGACCACAGTAAGGTGGGAGGCACAAGTGGAAAATGCCTTCTTTTTGCCATCAGCTGAAGGTATTTTGAAGACAGTTCGAATAATCTGGACATAGGAAGTGAGGATCAATAGGAAAGTTACTAAGATCTTGCAGGAGTTGATAATAAAGTCCACTAGTACATTGATGGAAGTGTCTGTGCAAGCCAAACTTAATACTGGTGGAAAGTCACAAAAGATATGCTGAATGCGATTGGGGCCACAAAAGGGGAGCTGAGAAACCAAGGAGATCTCAACTATTGGCCCTGCCAAG
This window contains:
- the LOC100922565 gene encoding olfactory receptor 6N1, with the translated sequence MDTGNWSKVTEFIILGFPQLQGVQTYLFFLLLLIYLVTILGNLMIFLLVRLDAKLHTPMYQFVSVLSLLELGYTAATIPKMLANLLSNKKTISFSGCLLQIYFFHSLGASECYLLTAMAYDRYLAICRPLHYPTLMTSALYAKMAAGCWLGGLAGPIVEISLVSQLPFCGPNRIQHIFCDFPPVLSLACTDTSINVLVDFIINSCKILVTFLLILTSYVQIIRTVFKIPSADGKKKAFSTCASHLTVVIIFFGSILFMYVRLKKSYSLDYDRALAVVYSIVTPFLNPFIYSLRNKEIKNALKRQLQRIVILCMEL